The region GATCGTCACCGCGATAGCCGCCCTTGAGGAACGAGTGATCGACCCTGATGCGAAGGCGACCTGTAAGGGAGGGATTGTCTACGGCAGGTGGCATTTCGGCTGCTGGCAGAAGAAAGGTCACGGAACCCTCTCCCTGCACCGCGCGATCGTCGAGTCATGCGACGTATTCTTCTACGAGGCGGGGAAGAAACTCGGCATCGACCGGATCGCATCGTATGCGCGCCAACTCGGCCTTGACAGCGAAGTAGGACTGAAACTGGTCAAAGAGCGGCACGGGCTCATTCCCGATACGCAATGGAAAGAGGAGAAACGGAAACAGCCGTGGTACCTCGGCGAAACATTCAATGCTGCTATAGGACAGGGGTATGTCGCCGTGACCCCGTTCCAGATGGCAAAGGTAGTGAGTGTCGTCTCAAACGGCGGATCCGTCTATACCCCTTCAATCCTCCAACTCAAGGATGCGCCGGAACCGGTGAAGAGGTTGAGCATTAAGCCTGAAACGTTCGACGCTGTCAACAAGGGACTCTTCGGCGTCGTCAACGAGCCGGGCGGCACGGGGTGGGCCGCTCACTCCTCTCTCGTCACCGTATGCGGCAAGACAGGAACGGCACAGGTGGTAGGTCTCAAAAAAGACTCCAAATATCTTTCAGAAAGGCAGAGGGACCATGCATGGTTCGTTTCGTACGCCCCCTATGAGAAACCCGAGATCGCGCTCTCCGTTTTGGTCGAACACGGCGGTCATGGCGGAAGCGCCGCAGCTCCCATAGCAAAGCGCGCCATAGAGGCTTACATGAAGGGCAGTCGGCAGTCGGATGCTCCCGATCAGGCGCCTACAGTCGATGGGCAGACGGCAGAGGGTCAGGGGTTGAGGGGCGCTGCGGACCAGAACAAGAAAAAGGCGGAAGGCGGGATCAGTGAACGTCGATAGACGCCTTGTCAAGAACTTCG is a window of Thermodesulfovibrionales bacterium DNA encoding:
- a CDS encoding penicillin-binding transpeptidase domain-containing protein, coding for IVTAIAALEERVIDPDAKATCKGGIVYGRWHFGCWQKKGHGTLSLHRAIVESCDVFFYEAGKKLGIDRIASYARQLGLDSEVGLKLVKERHGLIPDTQWKEEKRKQPWYLGETFNAAIGQGYVAVTPFQMAKVVSVVSNGGSVYTPSILQLKDAPEPVKRLSIKPETFDAVNKGLFGVVNEPGGTGWAAHSSLVTVCGKTGTAQVVGLKKDSKYLSERQRDHAWFVSYAPYEKPEIALSVLVEHGGHGGSAAAPIAKRAIEAYMKGSRQSDAPDQAPTVDGQTAEGQGLRGAADQNKKKAEGGISERR